In Ovis aries strain OAR_USU_Benz2616 breed Rambouillet chromosome 14, ARS-UI_Ramb_v3.0, whole genome shotgun sequence, a single genomic region encodes these proteins:
- the BSPH1 gene encoding binder of sperm protein homolog 1 isoform X2 — protein MKKEGVWLWGQEREKRKVKKEEEVKAEKADTYLPTMETVTHLPEVKEGKCFFPFRYRDGIFYDCVQFKVKHKWCSLNETYEGYWKYCSEEDFAKCVFPFWYRRLIYWECTEDGDSFGKAWCSLTRNYNKDRIWKYCD, from the exons ATGAAAAAGGAGGGGGTCTGGCTTTGGGgccaagagagagagaagaggaaggtgaagaaagaggaggaggtgaaggcagagaaggcag ATACATATTTACCAACCATGG AAACTGTAACTCATCTCCCAGAAGTCAAAG AGGGCAAGTGTTTCTTTCCATTCCGCTATAGAGATGGAATCTTCTATGACTGTGTCCAGTTCAAGGTAAAACACAAGTGGTGTTCCTTGAATGAAACTTATGAAGGATATTGGAAGTACTGTTCTGAAGAAG ACTTTGCAAAATGTGTGTTTCCCTTCTGGTACAGACGCCTCATTTACTGGGAATGTACCGAGGACGGGGATTCGTTTGGGAAAGCATGGTGTTCACTGACCCGGAATTATAACAAGGACAGGATTTGGAAATACTGTGACTGA
- the BSPH1 gene encoding binder of sperm protein homolog 1 isoform X1 produces MEVSSDVTVPGVGCLKTSPAMCNQIRGTRKDTYLPTMETVTHLPEVKEGKCFFPFRYRDGIFYDCVQFKVKHKWCSLNETYEGYWKYCSEEDFAKCVFPFWYRRLIYWECTEDGDSFGKAWCSLTRNYNKDRIWKYCD; encoded by the exons ATGGAGGTGAGCAGCGATGTGACAGTGCCTGGGGTCGGATGTTTGAAAACCTCTCCTGCCATGTGTAATCAAATCAGAGGCACCAGGAAGG ATACATATTTACCAACCATGG AAACTGTAACTCATCTCCCAGAAGTCAAAG AGGGCAAGTGTTTCTTTCCATTCCGCTATAGAGATGGAATCTTCTATGACTGTGTCCAGTTCAAGGTAAAACACAAGTGGTGTTCCTTGAATGAAACTTATGAAGGATATTGGAAGTACTGTTCTGAAGAAG ACTTTGCAAAATGTGTGTTTCCCTTCTGGTACAGACGCCTCATTTACTGGGAATGTACCGAGGACGGGGATTCGTTTGGGAAAGCATGGTGTTCACTGACCCGGAATTATAACAAGGACAGGATTTGGAAATACTGTGACTGA
- the BSPH1 gene encoding binder of sperm protein homolog 1 isoform X3 encodes MALPVGLLSVSIYWFHSAAGLQHGDTYLPTMETVTHLPEVKEGKCFFPFRYRDGIFYDCVQFKVKHKWCSLNETYEGYWKYCSEEDFAKCVFPFWYRRLIYWECTEDGDSFGKAWCSLTRNYNKDRIWKYCD; translated from the exons ATGGCGCTGCCCGTGGGGCTTCTGTCGGTTTCAATCTACTGGTTCCACAGTGCGGCCGGTCTCCAACATGGAG ATACATATTTACCAACCATGG AAACTGTAACTCATCTCCCAGAAGTCAAAG AGGGCAAGTGTTTCTTTCCATTCCGCTATAGAGATGGAATCTTCTATGACTGTGTCCAGTTCAAGGTAAAACACAAGTGGTGTTCCTTGAATGAAACTTATGAAGGATATTGGAAGTACTGTTCTGAAGAAG ACTTTGCAAAATGTGTGTTTCCCTTCTGGTACAGACGCCTCATTTACTGGGAATGTACCGAGGACGGGGATTCGTTTGGGAAAGCATGGTGTTCACTGACCCGGAATTATAACAAGGACAGGATTTGGAAATACTGTGACTGA